A genome region from Streptomyces sp. S4.7 includes the following:
- a CDS encoding transposase, with the protein MEGAPSRSKGRYDRETWNRICDRLAHEAPILMMTLSAPAHPYLGRDCEQAVREAAGVLDSVVQLFDQTLSGSESRAKIKLREVLAERAKLSEDRLALLDEILIACLIGLSTNLGLHGMAASCGIP; encoded by the coding sequence ATGGAGGGGGCACCCTCGCGATCGAAGGGCCGCTACGACCGGGAGACGTGGAACCGGATCTGCGACAGGCTCGCGCACGAGGCGCCGATCCTGATGATGACGCTGTCCGCTCCGGCGCACCCGTACCTGGGCAGGGACTGCGAGCAGGCGGTGCGGGAGGCCGCGGGCGTCCTGGACTCGGTGGTGCAGCTCTTCGACCAGACCCTGTCGGGCTCGGAGTCGCGGGCGAAGATCAAGCTGCGCGAGGTGCTCGCCGAGCGGGCCAAGCTGTCGGAGGACCGGCTTGCCCTCCTGGACGAGATCCTGATCGCCTGCCTGATCGGGCTCTCCACGAACCTCGGACTGCACGGGATGGCCGCGTCCTGCGGCATCCCGTAG
- the sufD gene encoding Fe-S cluster assembly protein SufD gives MAEAQNIPVGSTTAGSIAVAAESTVATRMSAPPSYDVADFPVPHGREEEWRFTPLERLRGLQDGTAVADGRIRTEVSAPAGVVQETVGRDDPRVGRAGTPVDRVAAQAFTSFEKASVVSVPKETVLTEPIRITVHGQGGTAFVHQVIELGAFAEAVVVIDHTGDAVVAANVDFLVGDGAKLTVVSVQDWDDKAVHVSQHNALVGRDASFKSIVVTFGGDVVRLHPRVRYAAPGGEAELFGLYFTDKGQHQEHRLLVDHNAPHCKSNAVYKGALQGDDAHAVWIGDVIIRAVAEGTDTYEMNRNLVLTDGARVDSVPNLEIETGEIAGAGHASATGRFDDEQLFYLMSRGIPQVEARRLVIRGFFAELVQQIGLPDVEERLIAKIEAELEASV, from the coding sequence ATGGCTGAGGCTCAGAACATTCCGGTGGGTTCCACCACCGCCGGTTCGATCGCGGTGGCCGCCGAGTCGACCGTCGCCACGCGCATGAGCGCGCCGCCGTCCTACGACGTCGCGGACTTCCCGGTTCCGCACGGTCGCGAGGAGGAGTGGCGGTTCACGCCGCTCGAGCGGCTGCGCGGTCTCCAGGACGGTACGGCCGTCGCCGACGGCCGTATCCGTACGGAGGTGTCCGCCCCCGCGGGCGTCGTCCAGGAGACCGTCGGCCGCGACGACCCGCGCGTGGGCAGGGCCGGTACGCCGGTGGACCGGGTCGCCGCGCAGGCGTTCACCTCGTTCGAGAAGGCGTCGGTCGTCTCCGTTCCCAAGGAGACCGTGCTCACCGAGCCGATCCGGATCACCGTGCACGGCCAGGGCGGTACCGCGTTCGTGCACCAGGTGATCGAGCTGGGCGCCTTCGCCGAGGCGGTCGTGGTCATCGACCACACCGGTGACGCGGTGGTCGCCGCCAACGTCGACTTCCTCGTAGGTGACGGCGCCAAGCTGACCGTCGTCTCCGTGCAGGACTGGGACGACAAGGCCGTCCATGTCTCCCAGCACAACGCGCTGGTCGGCCGGGACGCCTCGTTCAAGTCGATCGTGGTGACCTTCGGCGGCGACGTCGTACGGCTCCACCCGCGCGTGCGGTACGCGGCCCCCGGCGGCGAGGCCGAGCTGTTCGGCCTGTACTTCACCGACAAGGGCCAGCACCAGGAGCACCGCCTCCTGGTCGACCACAACGCCCCGCACTGCAAGTCCAACGCCGTCTACAAGGGCGCGCTCCAGGGCGACGACGCGCACGCCGTCTGGATCGGCGACGTGATCATCCGCGCCGTCGCCGAGGGCACCGACACCTACGAGATGAACCGGAACCTGGTTCTCACGGACGGCGCCCGCGTCGACTCCGTGCCGAACCTGGAGATCGAGACCGGCGAGATCGCCGGCGCCGGTCACGCCTCGGCCACCGGCCGGTTCGACGACGAGCAGCTCTTCTACCTGATGTCGCGCGGCATCCCGCAGGTCGAGGCCCGCCGCCTCGTCATCCGCGGCTTCTTCGCCGAGCTGGTCCAGCAGATCGGACTGCCCGACGTGGAGGAGCGCCTGATCGCCAAGATCGAGGCGGAGCTGGAGGCATCGGTCTGA
- a CDS encoding cysteine desulfurase — protein MLDEAVRKDFPLLDRLVHDGKKIVYLDNAATSQKPRQVLDALNEYYEQHNANVHRGVHVLAEEATALYEGARDKVAAFINAPSRDEVIFTKNASESLNLVANMLGWADEPYRVDHETEIVITEMEHHSNIVPWQLLSQRTGAKLKWFGLTDDGRLDLSNINEVITEKTKIVSFVLISNILGTVNPVEAIVRRAQEVGALVLIDASQAAPHVAVDVQALQADFVAFTGHKMCGPTGIGVLWGRQELLEDLPPFLGGGEMIETVSMHSSTYAPAPHKFEAGTPPIAQAVGLGAAVDYLSAIGMDRIAAHEHAITEYAVQRLLEVPSLRIIGPSTAEERGATISFTLGDIHPHDVGQVLDEQGIAVRVGHHCARPVCLRYGIPATTRASFYLYSTRSEVDALVDGLEHVRNFFG, from the coding sequence CTGCTCGACGAGGCGGTCCGCAAGGACTTCCCCCTGCTGGACCGGCTGGTCCACGACGGGAAGAAGATCGTCTACCTGGACAACGCGGCGACGTCCCAGAAACCGCGCCAGGTACTCGACGCCCTCAACGAGTACTACGAGCAGCACAACGCCAACGTGCACCGCGGCGTCCACGTGCTCGCCGAGGAGGCCACGGCGCTCTACGAAGGGGCGCGCGACAAGGTCGCCGCCTTCATCAACGCGCCGAGCCGCGACGAGGTGATATTCACCAAGAATGCCTCCGAGTCGCTCAACCTCGTGGCGAACATGCTGGGCTGGGCCGACGAGCCCTACCGGGTGGACCACGAGACCGAGATCGTCATCACGGAGATGGAGCACCACTCCAACATCGTGCCGTGGCAGCTGCTCTCGCAGCGCACCGGAGCGAAGCTGAAGTGGTTCGGCCTCACCGACGACGGCCGGCTCGACCTGTCGAACATCAACGAGGTCATCACCGAGAAGACGAAGATCGTCTCCTTCGTGCTGATCTCGAACATCCTGGGCACGGTCAACCCGGTCGAGGCGATCGTCCGCCGCGCGCAGGAGGTCGGCGCGCTGGTGCTGATCGACGCCTCGCAGGCGGCCCCGCACGTCGCGGTCGACGTGCAGGCGCTCCAGGCCGACTTCGTGGCCTTCACGGGCCACAAGATGTGCGGCCCGACCGGTATCGGCGTCCTGTGGGGCCGCCAGGAGCTGCTGGAGGACCTTCCGCCGTTCCTCGGCGGCGGCGAGATGATCGAGACCGTGTCGATGCACTCCTCCACCTACGCCCCGGCGCCGCACAAGTTCGAGGCGGGTACGCCCCCGATCGCCCAGGCCGTCGGCCTCGGCGCGGCCGTGGACTATCTGAGCGCGATCGGCATGGACAGGATCGCCGCGCACGAGCACGCCATCACCGAGTACGCGGTGCAGCGGCTGCTGGAGGTCCCCTCCCTGCGGATCATCGGCCCGTCCACGGCCGAGGAGCGCGGTGCCACGATTTCCTTCACACTCGGAGACATCCACCCGCACGACGTGGGGCAGGTGCTGGACGAGCAGGGCATCGCGGTCCGGGTCGGTCATCACTGCGCACGGCCGGTCTGCCTGCGGTACGGAATTCCGGCGACCACGCGGGCGTCGTTCTATCTGTACTCCACGCGGTCCGAGGTCGACGCTCTGGTCGACGGACTGGAGCACGTCCGTAATTTCTTCGGATGA
- a CDS encoding IS630 family transposase, whose protein sequence is MKKAAYGHLTPHQARVRSRIVLLAARGRSNARIAVEMGVHVDTVRTWRSRFADSGLPALADRKRSGHPARFTPVQVAEAKALACQLPAETGVPLSRWSCPELAAELTARGVTDTVSASTVRRWLRQDALKPWQYQSWIFIRDPDFRAKAQCILDLYARTYEGESLGADEYVISSDEKTSVQARCRCHPTLAPGRARAMRVNHEYGRGGAVAYLAAYDVHRARVFGRCEATTGIPRFMALVEQVMTQEPYASAKRVFWIVDNGSSHRGKKAVDRLTTEFPNAVMVHTPVRASWTNQIEIFFSIVQRKVVSPNDFTDLTQVRDRLRAFEDRYNATAQPFQWRFTTSDLDDLLARLDRHTTDHQKESSVAVAA, encoded by the coding sequence TTGAAGAAGGCGGCCTATGGTCATCTGACTCCGCACCAGGCCAGGGTCCGGTCTCGGATCGTGCTCTTGGCGGCTCGGGGCAGGTCCAACGCGCGGATCGCGGTCGAGATGGGAGTGCACGTGGACACCGTGCGCACCTGGCGGAGCCGGTTCGCCGACAGTGGCCTGCCGGCCCTGGCCGACCGCAAGCGCAGCGGGCACCCGGCCCGCTTCACCCCCGTGCAGGTTGCCGAGGCCAAGGCCCTGGCCTGTCAGCTCCCGGCCGAGACAGGGGTGCCTTTGTCACGCTGGTCGTGCCCGGAACTGGCCGCCGAACTGACCGCACGCGGTGTCACCGACACCGTCTCGGCATCCACCGTGCGCCGCTGGCTTCGCCAGGACGCGCTCAAGCCCTGGCAGTACCAGTCCTGGATCTTCATCCGGGACCCGGACTTCCGCGCCAAGGCCCAGTGCATCCTTGACCTCTACGCCCGCACTTACGAAGGAGAATCCCTCGGCGCGGACGAGTACGTAATCTCCAGTGACGAGAAGACCTCGGTCCAGGCCCGATGCCGCTGCCACCCGACCCTCGCTCCAGGCCGGGCCCGGGCGATGCGCGTCAACCATGAGTACGGCCGCGGCGGTGCCGTGGCCTACCTGGCCGCCTACGACGTCCACCGGGCGAGAGTCTTCGGCCGATGCGAGGCCACCACCGGCATCCCGCGGTTCATGGCCCTGGTCGAACAGGTCATGACGCAGGAGCCCTACGCCAGCGCGAAGCGCGTCTTTTGGATCGTCGACAACGGCTCCTCCCACCGGGGGAAGAAGGCCGTCGACCGTCTGACCACGGAGTTTCCGAACGCGGTCATGGTCCACACCCCCGTCCGCGCATCCTGGACAAACCAGATCGAGATCTTCTTCTCGATCGTGCAGCGCAAGGTCGTCTCACCCAACGACTTCACAGACCTGACCCAGGTCCGGGACCGGCTCCGAGCATTCGAAGACCGCTACAACGCCACGGCACAGCCGTTCCAGTGGAGGTTCACCACCTCCGACCTGGATGATCTGCTGGCCAGACTCGATCGGCACACCACCGATCACCAGAAGGAATCCTCCGTCGCAGTGGCAGCTTGA
- a CDS encoding bifunctional 3-phenylpropionate/cinnamic acid dioxygenase ferredoxin subunit: protein MNFVRVCGLTELEEGTPKRVELDGVPVSVVRAEGEVFAINDICSHANVSLSEGEVEDCSIECWLHGSSFDLRTGKPNGLPATRPVPVYPVQIQGDDVLVSVTQES from the coding sequence ATGAACTTCGTCCGAGTCTGTGGACTGACCGAGCTGGAGGAAGGCACCCCCAAGCGGGTCGAACTCGACGGCGTACCGGTCTCCGTCGTCCGTGCCGAGGGCGAGGTGTTCGCGATCAACGACATCTGCTCGCACGCCAACGTGTCCCTTTCCGAGGGCGAGGTCGAGGACTGCTCGATCGAGTGCTGGCTGCACGGCTCCAGTTTCGACCTGCGTACCGGCAAGCCGAACGGTCTGCCCGCGACGCGCCCCGTCCCCGTATACCCCGTACAGATCCAAGGGGACGATGTGCTCGTCTCCGTCACCCAGGAGTCCTGA
- a CDS encoding aldo/keto reductase — MTAQTITAAASGTFRLGDLRVNRVGFGAMRLPQHGEAFVADAVPRDRDQAIGVLRRAVELGVNHIDTAAFYFSPLRSANELINRALAPYGDDLVITTKVGPGRDPAGQWLPHATPEQLRGQVEENLRQLGRDHLDVVNLRIVGTNSIADRFGALAELRKAGLIRHLGLSNIRPHHLAEAQSIAPVVCVQNMYGIGASTEQKEFLRICGEQGIAFVPFYSIAGTGREGGATADDSTEVQAIARAHGVSAAQIRLAWTLHQGAHVLAIPGTGDPEHLAQNVAAGALRLSADELTVLDSLRHAAT, encoded by the coding sequence ATGACTGCACAAACGATCACCGCGGCGGCATCGGGCACCTTCCGTCTCGGGGACCTGAGGGTCAACCGGGTCGGTTTCGGCGCGATGCGCCTGCCGCAGCACGGCGAGGCGTTCGTGGCCGACGCCGTCCCGCGCGACCGCGACCAGGCGATCGGTGTGCTGCGCCGCGCGGTGGAGCTCGGCGTGAACCACATCGACACCGCCGCGTTCTACTTCTCACCGCTGCGCTCCGCCAACGAGCTGATCAACCGGGCGCTGGCCCCCTACGGGGACGATCTCGTCATCACCACCAAGGTCGGACCGGGCCGCGACCCTGCGGGCCAGTGGCTGCCGCACGCCACCCCCGAGCAGCTGCGCGGCCAGGTCGAGGAGAACCTGCGCCAGCTAGGCCGCGACCACCTCGACGTGGTGAATCTGCGCATCGTCGGCACCAATTCCATCGCCGACCGCTTCGGGGCACTCGCCGAACTGCGCAAGGCCGGACTCATCCGTCACCTGGGCCTGTCCAACATCCGCCCCCACCACCTCGCCGAGGCTCAGAGCATCGCGCCGGTGGTCTGCGTGCAGAACATGTACGGCATCGGCGCATCAACCGAGCAGAAGGAGTTTCTGCGCATCTGCGGTGAGCAGGGCATCGCGTTCGTGCCGTTCTACTCGATCGCTGGCACCGGACGCGAAGGCGGTGCGACCGCCGACGACAGCACAGAGGTGCAGGCCATCGCCCGCGCGCACGGGGTGAGCGCAGCCCAGATTCGTCTGGCGTGGACCCTGCACCAGGGCGCCCACGTGCTGGCCATCCCCGGCACCGGCGACCCTGAGCACCTCGCCCAGAACGTGGCCGCCGGCGCTCTTCGTCTTTCTGCGGACGAACTCACCGTTCTGGACTCCCTGCGCCACGCAGCCACATGA
- a CDS encoding winged helix-turn-helix domain-containing protein: protein MVVLAALAFSARDLAQVRFALSPMWEIAPSFRLLTSGTPHPVHRPWADQVWPRVVAAGLDRGWLAELIPPTGYVPDFLNPAPAGPAPTPAAEQDAILASPADRVRQDLDHLARHQGTLGPRLRTLHADPQTRLAKVTEEIGTYWELALAPYWARIREVLDADIFYRARMVAEHGAGHLFNDLHTSVSWDDNGLRLARRKQPLTRETAGTGLLLIPSVFTGPGLRTRTTLPDPPQLVYPARGVGSLWTPRPGTQTSTLAAVLGRSRTLLLTELETPASTTQLAHRTGLSPAGVSQYLTALRNAGLVSAHRAGRSVLYARTTAAETLLQAASA from the coding sequence GTGGTCGTCCTGGCAGCGTTGGCGTTCTCGGCGAGGGACCTGGCGCAGGTGCGGTTCGCCCTCTCGCCGATGTGGGAGATCGCGCCCAGCTTCCGGCTGCTCACGTCCGGCACGCCTCATCCGGTCCACCGGCCCTGGGCCGACCAGGTATGGCCGCGTGTGGTGGCCGCCGGGCTGGACCGGGGCTGGCTGGCCGAGCTGATCCCGCCCACCGGCTACGTCCCCGACTTCCTCAACCCGGCCCCCGCCGGACCGGCTCCCACACCGGCGGCAGAGCAGGATGCGATCCTCGCCTCGCCTGCCGACCGGGTGCGCCAGGACCTCGACCACCTAGCCCGCCACCAGGGAACGCTCGGCCCCCGGCTGCGGACCCTGCACGCCGACCCGCAGACCCGCCTCGCCAAGGTCACAGAGGAGATCGGAACGTACTGGGAGTTGGCACTCGCCCCCTACTGGGCACGGATCCGGGAAGTGCTGGACGCAGACATCTTCTACCGGGCCCGCATGGTCGCCGAGCACGGCGCGGGCCACCTCTTCAACGACCTGCACACCTCGGTGAGCTGGGACGATAATGGGCTGCGGCTGGCCCGCCGAAAGCAACCGCTGACCCGCGAGACGGCAGGTACAGGACTACTCCTGATCCCCTCGGTCTTCACCGGACCGGGACTGCGGACCCGGACGACGCTGCCCGACCCGCCCCAACTCGTCTATCCGGCACGCGGTGTCGGCTCGCTCTGGACGCCGCGGCCGGGCACTCAGACCAGCACCCTCGCCGCCGTACTGGGCCGCTCACGGACCTTGCTGCTGACCGAACTGGAGACCCCGGCCTCCACCACACAGTTGGCCCACCGCACCGGACTCTCCCCAGCCGGGGTATCCCAATACCTCACCGCACTACGTAACGCGGGCCTGGTCAGCGCCCACCGCGCTGGCCGATCCGTCCTCTACGCCCGCACCACCGCGGCCGAAACCCTTCTCCAAGCAGCCTCTGCCTGA
- the sufU gene encoding Fe-S cluster assembly sulfur transfer protein SufU, with protein MKLDSMYQEVILDHYKHPHGRGLRDGDAEVHHVNPTCGDEITLRVKYDGSRVADVSYEGQGCSISQASASVLNDLLVGKELADAQKIQSTFLELMQSKGRIEPDDAMEEVLEDAVAFAGVSKYPARVKCALLSWMAWKDATAQALGDTAQKETA; from the coding sequence GTGAAGCTGGATTCCATGTACCAGGAAGTCATCCTGGATCACTACAAGCACCCCCACGGGCGCGGTCTGCGGGACGGCGACGCGGAGGTGCACCACGTCAATCCGACGTGCGGTGACGAGATCACGCTCCGCGTGAAGTACGACGGCTCGCGCGTCGCCGACGTGTCGTACGAGGGCCAGGGCTGCTCCATCAGCCAGGCCAGCGCCTCCGTGCTGAACGACCTGCTGGTCGGCAAGGAGCTGGCGGACGCGCAGAAGATCCAGAGCACCTTCCTGGAACTGATGCAGTCCAAGGGCAGGATCGAACCCGACGACGCGATGGAGGAGGTGCTGGAGGACGCCGTGGCGTTCGCCGGCGTCTCCAAGTACCCCGCCCGTGTGAAGTGCGCGCTGCTGAGCTGGATGGCGTGGAAGGACGCGACGGCCCAGGCACTGGGCGACACCGCGCAGAAGGAGACCGCATGA
- the sufC gene encoding Fe-S cluster assembly ATPase SufC, with amino-acid sequence MATLEINDLHVTVEAEGGAREILKGVDLTVKQGETHAIMGPNGSGKSTLAYSIAGHPKYTITGGTVTLDGEDVLDMTVDERARAGLFLAMQYPVEVPGVSVSNFLRTSATAMRGEAPKLRTWVKEVKSAMEQLQMDPAFAERNVNEGFSGGEKKRHEILQLELLKPKVAILDETDSGLDVDALRVVSEGVNRVRESGEVGTLLITHYTRILRYIKPDFVHVFAQGRIAESGGAELADKLENEGYEAYVKGGVSA; translated from the coding sequence ATGGCAACCCTTGAAATCAACGACCTGCACGTCACTGTCGAGGCGGAGGGCGGTGCCCGCGAGATCCTCAAGGGCGTCGACCTGACCGTCAAGCAGGGCGAGACGCACGCCATCATGGGCCCCAACGGCTCCGGCAAGTCGACCCTCGCGTACTCCATCGCGGGCCACCCCAAGTACACGATCACCGGTGGCACCGTGACGCTGGACGGCGAGGACGTCCTGGACATGACCGTCGACGAGCGCGCCCGCGCCGGGCTCTTCCTCGCGATGCAGTACCCCGTCGAGGTCCCCGGGGTCTCGGTCTCCAACTTCCTGCGCACCTCCGCCACCGCCATGCGCGGCGAGGCACCCAAGCTGCGTACGTGGGTGAAGGAGGTCAAGAGCGCGATGGAACAGCTCCAGATGGACCCCGCGTTCGCTGAGCGCAACGTCAACGAGGGCTTCTCCGGCGGCGAGAAGAAGCGCCACGAGATCCTCCAGCTCGAACTGCTCAAGCCCAAGGTCGCGATCCTCGACGAGACGGACTCCGGTCTGGACGTCGACGCGCTGCGGGTGGTCTCCGAGGGCGTCAACCGCGTCCGGGAGAGCGGAGAGGTCGGCACGCTGCTGATCACGCACTACACGCGGATCCTCCGCTACATCAAGCCCGACTTCGTGCATGTCTTCGCGCAGGGCCGTATCGCCGAGTCCGGCGGCGCCGAGCTCGCGGACAAGCTGGAGAACGAGGGCTACGAGGCGTACGTGAAGGGTGGCGTATCCGCGTGA
- a CDS encoding macrolide family glycosyltransferase, whose amino-acid sequence MSRRRAHIAMVGIPAVSHVLPSLEIIRELVARGHRVTYANDPAVADRIADTGAELVPCTSVLPVADNNWPDDPIAAANLFLDDAIQALPQLRAVYDHAPADLYLYDIGAYAARALAEGQGRPLMQLSPTFVAWDGYGEEIAAHLWKLPGADAYRARFAHWLADCGATTTDVDAFSGPPARALALISRAMQPYADKVDTDSVTFVGPCFDAREDAGSWTRPADAENVLLISLGSAYTRQPEFYRQCVAAYGNLPGWHIVLQIGKYTNPHEIGDIPPNVEVHSWVPQRAILEQADAFVTHAGMGGCGEGLLAGVPMIAVPQGAEQFVNADQLVELGIARRIDTPDATAKTLRAALNELVTDTEVARRSAQLRADARAEGGTPRAANLIENMLAIADGPAG is encoded by the coding sequence GTGTCCCGTCGCCGTGCCCACATCGCGATGGTCGGCATCCCGGCCGTCAGCCACGTCCTGCCGAGCCTAGAGATCATTCGCGAGCTGGTGGCCCGCGGCCACCGGGTCACCTACGCCAACGACCCAGCCGTGGCGGACCGGATCGCGGACACCGGCGCCGAACTGGTGCCCTGCACCTCCGTGCTGCCGGTTGCCGACAACAACTGGCCCGACGACCCCATCGCCGCGGCGAACCTTTTCCTCGACGACGCCATCCAGGCACTCCCTCAGCTGCGTGCCGTCTACGACCACGCCCCGGCGGACCTGTACCTGTACGACATCGGCGCCTACGCCGCGCGCGCCCTCGCCGAAGGGCAGGGCCGGCCCCTCATGCAGTTGTCCCCGACGTTCGTAGCCTGGGACGGCTATGGAGAGGAGATCGCGGCGCACCTGTGGAAGTTGCCGGGTGCCGACGCCTACCGGGCGAGGTTCGCACACTGGCTCGCCGACTGCGGGGCGACCACCACGGACGTGGACGCCTTCTCCGGTCCTCCCGCACGGGCCCTGGCCCTGATCTCTCGGGCGATGCAGCCGTACGCCGACAAGGTCGACACCGACTCGGTGACCTTCGTCGGGCCCTGCTTCGACGCACGTGAGGACGCGGGCAGCTGGACACGGCCGGCGGACGCGGAGAACGTACTGTTGATCTCCCTGGGCTCGGCGTACACGCGCCAACCGGAGTTCTACCGCCAGTGCGTCGCGGCGTACGGAAACCTGCCCGGCTGGCACATCGTGCTCCAGATCGGCAAGTACACCAACCCGCACGAAATCGGCGACATCCCACCCAACGTCGAGGTGCATTCCTGGGTCCCGCAGAGGGCGATCCTGGAGCAGGCGGACGCCTTCGTCACCCACGCCGGAATGGGCGGCTGCGGCGAAGGACTCCTTGCGGGCGTCCCGATGATCGCCGTGCCGCAGGGCGCCGAACAGTTCGTGAACGCGGACCAGCTCGTGGAGCTGGGCATTGCTCGCCGCATCGACACCCCGGACGCTACTGCCAAGACGCTGAGAGCGGCCCTGAACGAACTGGTCACCGACACGGAAGTCGCTCGCCGATCGGCACAGTTGCGCGCTGACGCCCGGGCCGAGGGCGGCACCCCGCGCGCCGCCAACCTCATTGAGAACATGCTGGCCATCGCTGACGGACCGGCGGGCTGA
- a CDS encoding metal-sulfur cluster assembly factor yields MSENETVTMKPASEEEVREALYDVVDPELGIDVVNLGLIYGVHIDESNVATLDMTLTSAACPLTDVIEDQAKSATEGIVNELKINWVWMPPWGPDKITDDGREQLRALGFNV; encoded by the coding sequence ATGAGCGAGAACGAGACCGTGACGATGAAGCCGGCCTCCGAGGAGGAGGTCCGCGAGGCGCTGTACGACGTCGTCGACCCCGAGCTGGGGATCGATGTCGTCAATCTGGGCCTGATCTACGGCGTCCACATCGACGAGTCCAACGTCGCCACCCTCGACATGACACTGACGTCCGCGGCCTGTCCGCTGACCGACGTGATCGAGGACCAGGCGAAGTCGGCGACGGAGGGCATCGTCAACGAGCTGAAGATCAACTGGGTCTGGATGCCCCCGTGGGGTCCCGACAAGATCACGGACGACGGCCGCGAGCAGCTGCGCGCGCTGGGCTTCAACGTCTGA
- a CDS encoding CatB-related O-acetyltransferase, producing the protein MPTAPADPTVLHPMPEQQRVVLLKPLVKSPLIEVGEYSYYDDPNDPTAFETHNVLYHYGPERLVIGKFCALGTGTRFIMNGANHRMDGPSTFPFPTMGGSWADHFDLLTNLPSRGDTVVGNDVWFGHSATVMPCVRIGHGAIIASGAVVTGDVPDYGIVGGNPARLIRTRYDAEDVARLLAVAWWDRPADHITEHVRTIMSGSVAELAAAAPRTRHP; encoded by the coding sequence ATGCCGACTGCTCCCGCCGACCCCACCGTCCTGCACCCGATGCCCGAACAGCAGCGGGTGGTGCTGCTCAAGCCGCTGGTGAAGTCGCCACTGATCGAAGTCGGCGAGTACTCCTACTACGACGACCCGAACGACCCTACTGCGTTCGAGACGCACAACGTCCTCTACCACTACGGCCCCGAGAGACTCGTCATCGGTAAATTCTGCGCGCTGGGCACCGGAACACGATTCATCATGAACGGCGCCAACCACCGTATGGACGGCCCCTCGACCTTCCCCTTCCCCACCATGGGCGGCTCCTGGGCCGACCACTTCGACCTGCTCACCAACCTGCCCAGCCGGGGCGACACCGTCGTCGGCAACGACGTCTGGTTCGGCCACAGCGCGACGGTCATGCCCTGCGTTCGGATCGGCCACGGCGCGATCATCGCCTCCGGCGCCGTGGTAACAGGCGACGTACCCGACTACGGCATTGTCGGCGGCAACCCTGCCCGACTCATCCGCACCCGCTACGACGCCGAGGACGTCGCCCGCCTCCTCGCCGTCGCCTGGTGGGACCGGCCCGCGGATCACATCACCGAGCACGTACGGACGATCATGTCGGGATCGGTCGCCGAGCTGGCGGCAGCCGCCCCGCGCACTCGTCATCCGTGA
- a CDS encoding Tn3 family transposase — protein MLAWAAEWYIREETLREANIVLVNYHHRLPMATMFGSGTLSSSDGQRFPTLYRMGAKTDYEERFPTAGPLLTKKAYLDLVADHWDDLLRLAGSLKCGHATASLIVGKLSASSRQNALAAALKEYGAIRRTIYAAKYLSDESYRRKIARQLNKGESLHAPRRQLHYAREGKVARRQPEQQNEQAWCLTVVTNSVVCWHTEYMGLAVDELRTAGREVDSEVLAHISPARSSVVNYYGSITVDYERELAQLDDRGHRPLRTVDTDDPEAGL, from the coding sequence GTGCTGGCGTGGGCCGCGGAGTGGTACATCCGGGAAGAGACGCTGCGCGAGGCGAACATCGTCCTGGTCAACTACCACCACAGACTGCCGATGGCGACCATGTTCGGCTCCGGCACGCTGTCGTCCTCCGACGGGCAGCGCTTCCCCACCCTGTACCGGATGGGCGCGAAGACCGACTACGAGGAACGCTTCCCGACCGCCGGGCCGCTGCTGACCAAGAAGGCCTACCTGGACCTGGTCGCCGATCACTGGGACGACCTGCTGCGTCTGGCGGGCTCGCTGAAGTGCGGGCACGCCACCGCATCCCTGATCGTCGGCAAGCTGTCCGCGTCCTCCCGGCAGAACGCGCTGGCCGCCGCGTTGAAGGAGTACGGGGCGATCCGCAGAACGATCTACGCGGCGAAGTACCTGTCGGACGAGAGCTACCGGCGCAAGATCGCCCGCCAGCTGAACAAGGGCGAGTCCCTGCACGCCCCGCGCCGCCAGCTCCACTACGCCCGCGAGGGCAAGGTCGCCCGGCGCCAGCCCGAGCAGCAGAACGAGCAGGCGTGGTGCCTGACCGTCGTGACCAACAGCGTGGTCTGCTGGCACACCGAGTACATGGGCCTGGCCGTCGATGAACTCCGTACTGCCGGCCGCGAGGTGGACTCCGAGGTGCTGGCGCACATTTCCCCGGCCCGTAGCTCGGTGGTCAACTACTACGGCTCGATCACCGTCGACTACGAGCGCGAACTCGCCCAGCTCGACGACCGGGGCCACCGGCCGCTGCGGACCGTGGACACGGACGACCCCGAAGCCGGGCTGTAG